DNA sequence from the bacterium genome:
GGACAGGTGATCTACCAGACCAGCGTGCCCAATCTGCGCCTGGTCCCCTGCGGCACCATCCCGCCCAATCCAGCGGAGATGATCGCCAGCCAGCGCATGGGGGATTTCATCGCCCAGTGCCGGATGATGTTCGATCTGGTGGTTATCGACGCCCCGCCGGTGCGGCTGGTTACCGACCCGCTGCTCTTCGCTGCCAAGGCCACCCATGTGCTGCTAGTGGTCAAGGCCAACTCGACCCAGATGCGCGATGTGCAGGAAGCCTCCGCGCTCATGCGCCGGGCGCAGACGCCCATCCTGGGAGTATTGTTCAACTATGTCAAGACAACGCGGGGATATGGGGATTATCACCGGTATAACCATTATTATGACAGCTTTTCCACCAAAAGCAAATAGCCGATACGGACGGATCTGAACATGTTCAAAAACAAAACCCTGTTGATCACCGGTGGCACCGGCTCATTCGGCAATGCGGTATTGAAGCGCTTTCTCGATACGGACATCAAAGAAATTCGTGTCTTCAGCCGGGACGAGAAAAAGCAGGAGGACATGCGCATCGCCCTGAAGAACCCCAAGCTCAAATTCTATATCGGCGATGTGCGCGAATACAGCAGCGTAGCCAACGCCATTCAGGGCGTGGATTACATCTTTCATGCCGCTGCGCTCAAACAGGTGCCCTCCTGTGAATTCTATCCCATGGAAGCGATCCGCACCAATGTGCTCGGTGCGGAAAACGTCCTCAATGCCGCGGCAAATCATGGCGTCGAAAAGCTCATCGTCTTGAGCACCGACAAAGCGGTCTATCCGATCAATGCCATGGGCATGTCCAAGGCCTTGATGGAAAAACTCATGCTCGCCAAGGCTAGAGTTTCGGCCGGCAAGACCATCTTTTGCGGCACCCGTTATGGCAACGTCATGGGCTCGCGCGGCTCGGTGATTCCTCTCTTCATATCGCAAATCCAGGAAAAGAAACCCATCACCATCACCGACCCCAACATGACGCGGTTCATGATGTCCCTCGATGACGCGGTGGATCTGGTCCTGTACGCCTATAAAAACGGTCATCAGGGTGACCGCTTTGTCCAAAAGGCTCCGGCGGCGACCATCGAGACCCTGGCCAAAGCCCTGATCGAATTGTTTGCCAGCAAAACCGAAATCCGCACGATCGGCACGCGTCACGGTGAAAAGCTGCACGAGACCCTGCTCACACGAGAAGAAAAGGCCATCGCCCATGATTGTGGCCAATACTATCGCGTGCCGGCCGATACCCGGGATCTGAATTACAACAAGTATTTTGTCGAAGGAGAGGTCACAATCAGCCGGGCGGACGACTATAATTCCAGCAACACCTACCGGCTCAATGTGGAAGAGACCAAAGAGCTGCTGCTCAAGCTGGATTTTGTTCAGGAAGCGCTGAAACCGTGACGTATGCCCCGAAAATGCCGGACAGACCGGTTTTCATCCAGGGCGGTCAGCACAGCGACGATCGCGGCGCCATCGCCTTTGCCAATGATGTTCGCCTCGATCCGGTCCGCCGGTTTTATTTCATTACAAATCATACAACCGATATTATTCGCGCCTGGCAGGGACACAAACGCGAGACCAAGTACTTTTACGCCGTGGAGGGAGAGTTTGTCGTCGCGGCGGTGCGGCTGGATGATTTTGCAGACCCCTCGCCGGATCTTCAGGCGGAGAGCTTTATTCTCAAGACCGGCAAGCCGGGTGTCTTGATTGTGCCGCCGGGTCATGCCAACGGCATGCGGGCATTGACCGTGCCGAACAAGCTGCTCGTGCTTTCGGATCTGTTGCTGGAAGACAGCAGTGAGGATATCTATCGCTTTCCCGCCCATCTCTGGTTCGACTGGCACTTGCTGAAAGAAAAGGGCCATGGGCAATAGGATCCGGGTGGGCATCACCGGGCAGGCCGGATTTATCGGCTCCCATCTCTATAACTATCTGGGGCTCTTTGATACCATTGAGCGTATCCCTTTTCAGGACGAATATTTTCAGAATGATTCAAGGCTGAGACAATTCGCCGCCTCCTGTGATGCGATCGTTCACCTGGCTGCGGTCAACCGCCACGCTGATCCTGAAAGCCTGGCCGAAACCAATATCCGCCTGGTGCGCCAGCTGATTAACGCCATGGAAGCGGTGGATGCGACGCCGCATCTACTGTTTTCCTCTTCCATTCAGGAACGGCGCGACAACCCCTATGGCCGCTCTAAGAAGGCCGGCCGGCAGATGCTGATAGAATGGGCTGAAAAGCATCATGCGGCCTTTACCGGTCTGGTGATCCCCAATGTTTTTGGCCCGTTTGGCAGGCCCTTTTACAATTCCGTGGTTGCCACTTTTTCCCATCAGCTGGTGAACGGTCTTGAACCGAAAATCGAGATCGATGCCGAACTGCCGCTCATCTATG
Encoded proteins:
- a CDS encoding polysaccharide biosynthesis protein, which encodes MFKNKTLLITGGTGSFGNAVLKRFLDTDIKEIRVFSRDEKKQEDMRIALKNPKLKFYIGDVREYSSVANAIQGVDYIFHAAALKQVPSCEFYPMEAIRTNVLGAENVLNAAANHGVEKLIVLSTDKAVYPINAMGMSKALMEKLMLAKARVSAGKTIFCGTRYGNVMGSRGSVIPLFISQIQEKKPITITDPNMTRFMMSLDDAVDLVLYAYKNGHQGDRFVQKAPAATIETLAKALIELFASKTEIRTIGTRHGEKLHETLLTREEKAIAHDCGQYYRVPADTRDLNYNKYFVEGEVTISRADDYNSSNTYRLNVEETKELLLKLDFVQEALKP